In Desulfuromonas thiophila, the DNA window CACGGCGTCGCTGATCTCCTCGCCGCGATGGGCCGGCAGGCAGTGCAGCACCAGGGCGTCGCTTGCGGCCACCCCGAGGGTGGCGTCATTGATCTGGAAGCCGGCGAAATCCTTGATGCGTTGCTGCTGTTCCTGCTCCTGGCCCATGCTGGCCCAGACATCGGTGTTGAGCACGTTGGCGCCCCGGGCCGCTTCAAGAGGATCGTTGGTGAAGGTCAGGCGGGCGCCGCGCTGCACGGCCCGTTCGATGACCCAGGGGTCGGGTTCGTAACCCACGGGCGTGGCCACGCGCAGCTCGAAACCGAACACGGCGGCGGCGTTGATCCAGGAATTGGCCATGTTGTTGCCATCGCCGATCCAGCAATAAACCTGGTCGCTGTAGGAGCCCTTGCATTCCTGTACGGTGAACAGATCGGCCATCAGCTGGCACGGGTGATAGCTGTCGGTCAGGGCGTTGATGACCGGCACGGTGGCGTAGCTGGCCAGTTCGGCGACACTGGTCTGGCTGTAGGTGCGGATGGCGATGGCATCGACATAGCGTGACAGCACCCGTGCCGTGTCCTTGATCGGTTCACCACGGCCGATCTGGCTGTCGGCGGCGGACAGAAAGATGGCCTGGCCGCCAAGCTGAAACATGCCCACCTCGAAGGAAACCCGGGTGCGGGTGGAACTTTTCTCGAAGATCATGCCCAGGGTCTTGCCGGCCAGCAGCGGCTGTGCCTCGCCGGCCTTGTGCTGTGCCTTGAGTTTGGCGGTCAGGGTCAGGATGGCATCGAGCTGCGGTGCGGTCCATTCTGAAAGACACAAAAAGTCAGACTTCACAGATTTCATCGCTCGTCGGGCTCCTCTCTGGGGTTGGTCGGGAGGCGTCATTGCCTCTCGGCCGGAAAAAACTTGTTGGTTTTGTTCTTGCTCGGCACGAACTCGGGTTTGTCACCGCTGTAGTACTTGTAGGGCGGATGGTACTTCTGCTGTGTTTTTTTGGGAAACAGTGTCCAGATGAAAGCGGCAACAAGCAACGCCAGGACAATTGCGGTACCGATCCAGGCTTCCTTGGACAGTTTCATGTCATTCCTCCGCAGTGATCTCCTCGAACAGGGGCTCCAGAATGGCCAGAGCCGCGTCGATTTCGGCGCGACTGACGGTCAGCGGTGGCACGAAGCGCAGCACCTTGCCGGCGGTGCAGTTGATCAGCAGCCCCCGCTCCAGCGCCTTTTTGACCAGTGGCGCACCTTCAATATTCAGTTGCAGGCCGAGAATCAGGCCACGGCCACGGACCTCGATAGCACAGTCATGGCGCTGGCACAGTTCTTCGAGCCGCTGGCGCAGGTAGCCGCCCATGGCAACGCAGTTGTCGAGAACCCCTTCGTTGATCAGCACGTCCAGTGCCGCCAGCGCTGCGCTGGTGATCAGTGGATTGCCGCCGAAGGTGGAACCGTGACTGCCGGGCGTGAAACTGGCCGCCACCTCTTCGCGGGCCAGCATGGCACCGATGGGCGGGCCGCCGGCCAGGGCCTTGGCCAGGGTCATGATGTCCGGCGCGACCGCGTCATGCTGGTAGGCGAACAGCTTGCCGGTGCGGCCGCAGCCCACCTGCACCTCGTCGAATACCAGCAGCAGGTTGTGGGCGTCGCACAGCTCGCGCACCGCCTGAAGATAGCCGGGCGGTGCCACGTTGACACCGCCTTCGCCCTGTACCGGTTCGAGCATCACGGCGCAGACCTGCTCGGTGACGGCGTCGCGCATGGCGGCAATGTCGCCGAACGGCACATAGCGAAAACCCGGCACCACCGGCGTGAAGCCCTTGCGTACCGCCTCCTGGCCGGTGGCGCTGATGGTGCCGATGGTGCGGCCGTGGAACGAGGCCAGGGCCGTGATGACGATGTAGCGGTTGTCGCCGTAACGCTCGGCGCTGTGCTTGCGCACCAGTTTCATGGCGGCTTCGTTGGCTTCGGCGCCGGAGTTGCAGAAGAACACCCGGTCGGCGAAGCTGTGCTGGCACAGCAGCTCGGCCAGACGGATCTGGCTGGGGATGTGGTAGTAGTTGGAGCAGTGCAGCAGCGTCGCGGCCTGCTGCTGCAGGGCCGCCACCACCTTCGGATGGCAATGGCCCAGATTGTTGACCGCCACGCCGGCGAGAAAATCAAGATAACGGCGACCGTCGACGTCCCACAGCCAGCAACCTTCGCCCTTGGCGACCACCAGCGGATAACGGCCATAGGTGGTGGCAATGGAGGCATTGCCGCGTTCGATCCAGGATTGTGAAAAGCTCATGATGTAAACCTCGCCACGGCAGTGCCGATACCCTTGTCGGTAAAGATTTCCAGCAGACAGGCGTGTTCCATCCGCCCGTCGATGATATGGGTTTTCTGGACGCCCTCGCGTACGGCGTCGACGCAGCAGCTGATCTTCGGGATCATGCCGCCGCTGATGGTGCCATCCTCGATCAGACCGTTGACTGCGGCGATGTCGATGGTCGAGATCAGCCGGCCCTGCTTGTCCTTGACCCCCTCGACATCGGTCAGCAGGATCAGTTTTTCCGCTCGCAGGGCTCCGGCTACCCGGCCGGCCACCAGGTCGGCGTTGATGTTGTAGGT includes these proteins:
- the argF gene encoding ornithine carbamoyltransferase, whose product is MKSVKSDFLCLSEWTAPQLDAILTLTAKLKAQHKAGEAQPLLAGKTLGMIFEKSSTRTRVSFEVGMFQLGGQAIFLSAADSQIGRGEPIKDTARVLSRYVDAIAIRTYSQTSVAELASYATVPVINALTDSYHPCQLMADLFTVQECKGSYSDQVYCWIGDGNNMANSWINAAAVFGFELRVATPVGYEPDPWVIERAVQRGARLTFTNDPLEAARGANVLNTDVWASMGQEQEQQQRIKDFAGFQINDATLGVAASDALVLHCLPAHRGEEISDAVIEGPHSVVFDEAENRLHVQKAILARLLGAA
- a CDS encoding acetylornithine transaminase; translation: MSFSQSWIERGNASIATTYGRYPLVVAKGEGCWLWDVDGRRYLDFLAGVAVNNLGHCHPKVVAALQQQAATLLHCSNYYHIPSQIRLAELLCQHSFADRVFFCNSGAEANEAAMKLVRKHSAERYGDNRYIVITALASFHGRTIGTISATGQEAVRKGFTPVVPGFRYVPFGDIAAMRDAVTEQVCAVMLEPVQGEGGVNVAPPGYLQAVRELCDAHNLLLVFDEVQVGCGRTGKLFAYQHDAVAPDIMTLAKALAGGPPIGAMLAREEVAASFTPGSHGSTFGGNPLITSAALAALDVLINEGVLDNCVAMGGYLRQRLEELCQRHDCAIEVRGRGLILGLQLNIEGAPLVKKALERGLLINCTAGKVLRFVPPLTVSRAEIDAALAILEPLFEEITAEE